The segment CAGGATGTTCTTCTACAGCTAAACGAATCCCTGCTTGAGTGCGAGTAATATCGTGTTGTTGAGCTAATTCGGCTACACGCTCATCGTGTAAATAACATTTAGCTTCAATACCCAATCTCTCTATAGCTCCTTTGCGAATTCCTGAAGCAGCCATAGTTACATCGGTAATAATTTGTTTGGTTTTGCCAGATAAGAATGATTTGTTTAAGGTTTCTACAGCATCCTTATCTACATGGAGAATATTTTCCATATCAAAGTCGGCAGTAGTATGAATAGCATGTAGAAGTGCCCATTTATGTCCGAGAGGGATCTCTTTGTTTTTTAATTCACTCTCAATCGTTTTGAAACTTTTGATCATGATGCTTTGTCCTAAACCTACATTGGCATCTCTACCTTCCCGATAATAACCACGAGGAGTAATAATCTGATTTCCAAAAGTATGGCTTTGTGAGTTCCCTATAATGACAATGGTAAACATATCTATCTTTTCGATATCTAGTTCGGACAAGGTAGTAATAACTATTTCTTGATCCTCTCGCCCAGCTTGACGAACATAGCCTACGGGTGTTTGTGGATCTCTTTCTTCTAAGAATAGCTCTATCAAACGGTGAAGTTGCCAATACCTTCCTTTACTTTTGGGATTATAAATGGCTGTAACAAAATCTGCCATAGCCGCAGCTTTTATTCTCTTTTCTATGGTTTCCCAAGAAGTCATTAAGTCGGACATGGAGATAACACAAAAATCGTGTCCTATAGGGGCACCAAGTAAAGCAGCAGCCTTTTGAAAGGCACTAATTCCAGGAAGAGCAATTACCTCAATATCACTATTCTTCTCCTTTTTCATTTCATAAACAAGAGGAGTCATGCCATATATTCCTGCATCTCCAGAGCTAATTACACAAACAGTTTTTCCTTCCTCTGCATATTTAAAGGCTTCTTCTGCACGATCTTTTTCCTTACGCATACCCGTATCTATACAGATCGCTCCTGGCTTGCTGATACCTTCTATAAATTGAAAATAATATTTATAACCTACTATTACATCTGAGGTTTTAATAGCTTCCAATACAGCTGGAGTAATATCTTCTTGTGAGCCAGGACCAATTCCTGCCACTATAATCTTTCCTTTTAACATGTCTTTTTAGGTTTCTTTTTCAGTTTACGTATTAAAAATTTAAAGCTTAGCCAAACACCTGTACCAGAAACAGCTATACATCCTAAAGCTAGGAACCAGATGGTTAAAGTCCATAATACTGGTCGTTCCATTAGCCATTGTATGTGCAAATAGTGGAATCCATTGAATAACCATTTTCGTGCTTTTCTATTCTTATCTAAGTGTTTGTAATTTCCTGTTTCAGGACTTATATAATATGTATTCTCGTCTTCACTCTCTACGGATACCTTGTAAATAGGTAAATCTAAATCTCTTTTCCAAGGTAAGTAATATTCTTCAAAGTGATGGATAAGTTGGATGTTATATTTTGTCTCTTGACCATGGATAGACTCTATGGCTTGGCAAATTTGAGCCTCTGATAAATTGAGCCTTTGTATGCTATCTTTCGAAGCATCAATATGTAACACTTCTTTACCATCTATGATTTCATAGATAGGGACTCCCTGAAAAGAAGTCCAAGAAATTTGTTTTAGTTTTGGAAATGCTTCTTGGAGTTTTCTATAATCTAAAGGATAGACAGCAGGATCTACCTTTTTACCTTTAATTTTTTGAGGGATATGATAATTCGTATGTGTCTTTACAAGCCATTGAGGAACTTTCTGGAGAGCCATCATTCCACTAATAGACCAAGTAAAAAGGAATAGGCTAAATGCAAAACCTAAAAGAGTATGCCACTTATAGCTAAACTTACGATAGGGAGTGCTCCATTTCTTTTGAATCTTATATCTTTTAGTATAAGCTCTTACCCCTAATATAAATCCTGTAATCACGGTTATAAAAGAGAGAGTGGCTAGGGTAGTAAGGGTATTTATCCATGTTCGCGTATGTTGGCGTAGAACTGGAATATATAGCTTGTGAGGAATAGAGCCCACATAAGCCCAAAGTCTTTCATTACGTGTGGTTAATTGTTGGACTTCTCCTGTTCTTGATGATAAGTAAAGTTGATGTTTTGCAGAGTCATCAAAATGTACTTTATAGATGGGAAGTTCTTTTTGATATTTAGAGTACATAATCCAAATATCTTGCTTGTGCAGCGTATCTATTTTTGCAATAGAAGCCTGAACCCATGATTGAGCGATGTCTTCTAATTCAGCTTTAGAAATAGGCTCATCATCTTGCTCTAATTGAGAAGAAATATAATAGGTGTCTTTGCTCGTTTCTACAGTAAATATTCCTTTGTTTTTATACTGATTTACCTGAATGCTTTTTAGCTTTTCATCTTGAGGAATTTCTGCTAATACATCCTCTATATTCGGTAAGGAATCGGTGAGGCATATTCTGTGGTCGTGTCTCTGTGTTTTATCTACATCAGGAAATGACTTGTAGATCAAAACTAATCCTGTAATAAACCACATTAGGAACAGTAAGCTAATTACTGTTCCTAATACTCTGTGGATGGCATATGTTATTTTCTTAAACATAAAGTGTTTTCTATATTAATGCATCACTTCTCCAGTTACTTCGTAAACTGCTTTTTTATCTATGATGTCTCTTTTTTTGTGAGTCGTGATAAATTGTAGATGTTTTACATATAAGTTTTGTATTTGAGGATTTTCTCCTAGTCCTTGTACTCTTACATCTACTTGATAGCCCTCTTTTTCTAAATCTTCTTTCCAATCTCCAGCAATGTCGTTTTTAGCATGGTCTCCAGCTACAAACATAAGAGGGATAAGAGTTACCTTCTTATACGGAGAAGCTTTGAGTTGGTTTAATGCGTCATCAAAAGAAGGATAACCTTCAATTGTTCCAATTATGCAGTTGTCGTGTCCTTTTGCTTTGAGCATATAGTCCATCATAGCATATTGTGCCGTTGTAGGGTCAGAAGTTCCGTGTCCTACAAAGATGAAGGCTTGGTCTTTACGAATATCTTTAGTTATGATTTCAATCAAATTACTATAGTCTTCTGGCTCATAAAGGAGAGGATTACCGATGCGTATATCTTTAAATTGATCTTGAATATCCAATACATTTCTGCGTAGAGATTCCATTTCTACCCCATTAATAATAGTTGTCGGTTGAATTAAAATATGGGTGTATCCTTCTTTCTGCAGTTGAGTTAGAACTTGAAGAGGGTTTTGTTTTTTGATTCCTCTTTCGTTCAATCTTTTGATAATAATGCGAGAAGTATAGGCTTCATAGAAATCACAATTTGTAAATTGCTCTTTCACCTTTAGGTTGATAGCATCAATGGTTTTCTCACGAGTGTCGTTATGTGTTGTACCAAAGTGTACCATTAACACAGCGGCTTTATCAGCCTCCTTCATATCTTTAAAAAAGTCAATATGCTCATAATCTCCACCACCATGTGCATATAGGGCTAGAGAGCTCACCATACAAATAGCAATTAAGAAAAGTTTTTTAATAGAGTTCATTGTTTTATTTATTAAATTTAAGTGTTACACTAGCAAAGAATGTTCTTCCTGGAGAGGTTGTAGCATATCTCATCAAGAAAGGTTTTTCATCTTTAAAGTTGAAAATATTATCTATACCCAAAGAAACTTCAGGGGTGAAGATGGATAGTGCTTTGAAGCGATGAGTGCTTGTAATATTCCATAGGTTATATGAACGAGCATCCATATTCGTATAATAGGCTCTGGATTGTAAGTGTCCATTCAAGTTGACATTTAAGTCGTATTTACTCCAGTTCTTGAAATAGTTAAGACTTACCGAACCAGTATGGCGGCTTGAACCGTTTAAATATTTATCTCTAACATTTGGTTTGTTTTTGGAATTCATATTCTTAGCTTCCAAGAAACTGTAATTCGTACCTAGGGTTAAACCCTCAGTAAGTAGAAATTGCATACTCACATCGAAACCTCTACTTCTTGCTCTATCGTAGTTCTGATATTGATAATGATCTTGTTTTGCCGATTCATTAGTATATTGATCATTGATTAAAACGCGTTGAATAATATCATCCACGAATGTAATGTAGGCTGAACCTGATAAGGTGAAGAAGTTATTGAAGTATTCAGCATTGAAAGAGAATGAGTTTGACTTTTCAGGTTTTAAATTGGGGTTAGGATGATTCACTGTACCACCATTCATATTTTCATTTTCGTAGTAAAGTTCCATCATATCTGGGGCACGGAAACCTCCTGCATAAGATAGGCGCATATTGACATGATCCCAAGAATACATAGTAGAAAGTGAAGGAACAAAGCGATTGTTGAATTCTTTGTGGTGTAAGGCTCTAAATCCAGCAACAACAGTCCAAGCATCGAAAAATTTCATTTCATCTTGAGCATAAACAGCAGCTGTATAAGCCGATTTTGAATGTTCTAGTTTTTCTGGATTAGCTAAATAATCGATGGTGTAATCTAGCCCTGTAGTCAACTTATGATGACTAAAGTTTAATACGCTTTTTAAGTCGTTTTTAAAATAGCGTTGACGTTTAGATAACTCTGATGTACCTTCTTTTTTACCTTTGAAATGATCTTTTTCATATTCATAGTTGTCAAAATAGGTATCAAAACTGATAAAGCCTATCTTTTTAGGTAAGCGATAGATTGTTCCAGCCCCGATATTGTAATCCTTATAAGCCATGTTGTAGCTATATGCTTCATAAGGACGATCTTGTTTCTTGTTGTAGTAAGAGCCAAAAAGATCAAAGCTTAAACGAGCGTTGGGCTTATACGTAAATTTTTGTTTTACAATATTTGAAGAGTAGGCAGTTACAGCTTGTTTTACTGTTTCTTTTACGGTAGGCTGACCATTTTCATCGTAACCATTTTTATTTGGACCTCCTTTTTTATCCCATTCGTATGGACTAAGTTGCCAACCATTGGTTTGTCTTCTCTGGTATGATGTTTGGGAAGTTACTTTACCTAGTTTGAATTCGGCAACAGTAGAGTGAAAGAACTGTCCTTTTCTAGATATCTTATTAGTTGTTGTAATATTTACTTTTTCAGTAGGGTTTTGGGTGATGATATTGATAACTCCACCCATCGCTTCCGAACCATAAAGAACAGATGCTGATCCTCTAATAATTTCTATTCTTTTTATCTTACTCATGTCGATACGCTCCAAGTCTGTCTGACCGCTGGTATCTCCATTCATTTTGTTGCCATCTACTAAAATTAATAGATTTCTACCACCCAAACCACTTGCTATAATACCGTGGCTTTCACTATAAGTAACTGAAGAGTTCATGTTGGCAACAATCTCCTCTAAAGAAGTACTTCCTGTATTTTGAATTTCTTTTTGAGTAAAAATCTGTGTGTGAATGGGGGTGTCTTTCAAATAAGTATGTGTACCTGTTCCTGTAACTACTACTTCTGATAAGTTGAAAGCCTTGTCGGGCAATACGATAGAGATATTATGCTTGTCTGCTATCTTGTCTATAGACAATCTTTTATCTTGATAATTAAAAGAGTGAACTCTTAAAATAAGGCTTCCTGTATCCTGAATACTGAGTTCAAATCTTCCTTGATTGTCTGTCATTGTACCATAGTGGGTTCCCTCAACTGCTATTGTAGCCTCTTTAACGGGGTAACCTTTTTCGCTCTTTACAATTCCTTTTAATAAGGTTTGAGCACATAACAAGTTGAATGAGCAGCATATAAATGCTACTAAAACCAGTAAAGTCTTTTTCATTAGATGTTTTATGTAAAATTCATACTCTATTCTTAGCCCCGAGAATATTGTTATCTGTTTGTGTTGGCAGGTTTCCTGACTAACTCTGTCTGAACGCCTTCCCATTCTGTATTTAGAATAGTGGCAATGAGGATGTTCAAACCGTGTTTTTATAGAGTTCACAGTAGCGGGCACTGTTTCGGATTCTAACCGAATTCCCTTTTATACCCTAGTAAGGAAATACTAGGACATCACCAAAACGCTGCAAAGGTATTAAAATATAAAAGAGTTTTAAACACTTCTTTTCTTTTTTTTAATGTAATATTGTGATTACGTTTTTTATTAGTAATAAAACTTTATAGAAGATATGAATAAACCCCAATTCTTAATTGCAGCAGCAAACTCTGGTGCCGGAAAAACCACAGTAACACTTGGATTGATGAGAGTTTTAGCCAAACGCAATTTATCTGTACAACCCTTTAAATGTGGTCCCGATTATATTGATACCAAACTTCATGCATTAGCTTCTGGTAAGCCTTCTGTAAATTTAGATTTATTTCTTGCGTCCCCCGAGCATATAGAAAACACTTATAATAAGTATACCTCTTCTATAGATGTTTCTGTTGTAGAAGGTGTTATGGGTTTATTTGATGGTTATAAAAAGATGGAGGGTAGTGCTGCACAGATTGCAAAGCAATTGGATATTCCTATTGTTTTGGTAGTCAATGCAAAGGCATCTGCTTATTCTACGGCTGCTTTGCTTTATGGCTTTAAGAATTTCGATAAAGATATTCGTGTGAAAGGAGTCATATTCAATTTTGTGGGTTCTGAAAGTCATTATAGCTTCTTAAAAGATGCCTGCTACGATGTAGGAGTTGAGCCTTTAGGGTATTTACCTAAAGATGAAAATCTCGCCATTCCTGAACGACATTTAGGTTTAGATACCGACAACACCGAAGCCATCCATCATTCTATTGATATTTTGTCAGATGCTATCGAACAGCATGTTGATATAGAACGATTATTAGAAATAACTTCTTCATCCGTAAAAAGTACGAGAGTAAAAGAGATAGAAACTAAACCTATGTTCCAGTGTATTGCCGTAGCTAAAGATGAAGCTTTTAATTTTATGTATGTAGAAAATATTGAGACACTTCAGCAATTGGGTTCTGTTGTTTACTTTAGTCCGTTACACGATAAAGAGCTTCCCCGTGAGGCCGATTTTGTGTACTTGCCAGGAGGTTATCCCGAGTTTTATGCGTCTAAGCTCAGTGAAAACAAAACGATGCACCAAAGTATTTATGATTATATCGAAAAAGGAGGAAAGCTTTTTGCTGAATGTGGCGGAATGATGTATTTGTCGTCTTCCATACAAACGAACGAGGGTGTTAAATATCCTATGGTTGATATCTTTCATCAAGAAGCTAGCATGAAGAATATGAAACTAAAATTGGGTTATCGTTTATTCTCTTATCAAGGTGTAGAATACAGAGGGCATGAGTTTCACTACTCCCAAATCATTTCAAATTTGCCAAGTGTTGCACAACAGTATGGGGCAAGAGGTCAGGAAGTGGATACGAAATTACTTCGATATAAGAATGCAGTTGCAGGATACACTCATATTTATTGGGCTGATAATGAAATTTGGTTGAATCTTTTTAATGATTAAGAAATGGCAGTAAGAATTTATACTAAAGGAGGAGATAAGGGTATGACTTCGATTCATGGAGGTACTCGAGTAGATAAAGATGATATTCGTATTGAGGCAAACGGAGCTTTGGATGAACTCAACAGTGTCATTGGAGTGGTTCGCTCTTTTATGGCAGAAGAAGATAGCAGGCATGAGATTCTTTATCGCATTCAAAAAGAGATGATGGTAGTCATGTCTTTAGTAGCAACTCCCTCTGCACATCGCGAAAAAAACCCGAATACTTTTGATGAGTCTATTATTCCTTACTGTGAAGAATTAATAGATGAGATGGTGGCTCAAATCCCCGAAAATGAATTCTTTATTCTACCAGGAGGTAATCCAATTTCGGCTCATTTACAATGGGCTCGAACTATTGCTCGCAGAAGTGAGAGAAGACTGTGGACTTTGCACCGCAGTGATGCTTTACCCGATGAATTGTTGAAATTTATTAATCGGCTTTCCGATTTGTTTTTTATTATGGGCAGAGAAGAGATGTTTCGAGATGGGAAAGCAGAAGAGAAATGGCATAAATTTCTGTACAAAAGAAAAAAGAAATAGAGGATAATATTCCTTTATTTGTTAATGAATACAAAAAATACCGATTTGGTTCTAGATTCGATGAGTTCAGACCAAGTCGGTTTTTTTATACTCTAAAAACTGTCTTATCTTAGCAAAAGGAAGGAGAAAGAGCTCTTCTTTCATCAACTTATTGAATAAAGAAATTCACTAACAATTTGATATATATGAAACGATTTCTGGTTTTTGTCGCAGTAGTACTTTTGTTTTTACCCTACTCAAGTGCTCGAGAGCGAATGTTATTTAATGAAGGTTGGTCTTTCAAAAAAGAAGATCCCTTGTCTATTCAAAAGGACAACCGTTTAGATTATGAGAAAATAAAGAAATGGATATTACCCTCTGGTAATCGATTCCTAAAAAATGCACCACTCTATGCCCAGCCACAAGAAAAACTAAACGGTGGGGAATATACAGAAATTAGTTTCGATGATAGTTCGTGGAGAGTACTCAATCTACCTCACGATTGGGGTATTGAAGGTCCTTTCGTTCAAGATCTTCCTGGAGAAACAGCTAAGTTGGAGTGGTTTGGGGTTGCTTGGTATCGTAAGCAATTTGAAGTTTCTTCAGAAGATGTAAATAAGCAATTCTTTCTAGAAATAGATGGTGCTATGTCTTATTCTACCGTATGGTGTAATGGAGAGTTAGTAGGAGGTTGGCCTTATGGTTATGCTTCTTATCAAGTAGATTTAACACCTTATATTAAAGCTGGAGAAAAAAACCAGTTGGCTATTCGCTTAGATAACCCAAATATCTCTTCTAGATGGTATCCTGGAGGGGGTATCTATAGAAATGTGTGGCTAACCAAAACAAATCCTATTCATATTGATCAATGGGGTACATTTGTTACAACTCCTCAAGTTTCAGCAGAGAAAGCTGAGGTTCATGTAGCCGTTTCATTGGCTAATGCTGAGAAAGACCATGCGCAAGTTGTACTACGTTCTACTCTCTATTTACAAGATAAAGAGGGTAATATCGAGGGAGATGCACTTGTTTCAACAGAACAAAAAGTATGTGCATGTAGCTCTAAAACCGTTAGTCAGGTTCTTTCTTTAGAACAGCCCAAACTATGGGATGTAGAACATCCTGATATGTATGTGGTTAAAACTGAAGTGTTGAATAATGAAGAGGTGCTCGATACCTATCTCACACCTTTTGGCATACGTACGATTGAGTTTACAGCCGAAGATGGGTTTCACCTAAATGGAAGAAGAGTTCAGTTGAAAGGTGTTTGTATGCACCACGATCATGGAGCCTTAGGAGCAGCATTCCATACCCGTGCTATGGAACGTCAGATTGAAATATTAAAGGAGATGGGTGTAAATGCTATCCGTACTTCTCATAATCTTCCAGCTCAAGAAATGCTCGATCTTTGCGACCGTATGGGTATCTTAGTTCTAGATGAGTTTGTAGATACTTGGGTAATGCCCAAAAAGGAGAATGGTTATTCCAAATTGTTTGTCGATTGGAATGAACAAGATTTACGTGCTTTTATCCATCGTGACAGAAATCACCCTTCTATAATAGCATGGAGTATAGGAAATGAAGTAGGAGAGCAACACAACGAGCAAGGTATCGTAATTGGTAAATGGCTAAGTACTGTGGTGAGAGAAGAAGATTCTACTCGCCCTACTACAATAGGAAATGATAATCCTCAAGCAGGGTTTAATGGTTTCGAGCGAGTAGCAGATGTGTTTGGCTACAATTACAAACCTCATTTCTATGCGAAGTTTAAAGAAGAAAATCCAGAAATTCCATTATATGGTAGTGAAACTGCTTCTTGTATCAGTACACGTGGAGAATATCTTTTCCCGGTAGATAATGACAAGAGTGGGGGTAAAATAGGATTTTATATGAGTTCGTACGACTTATTTGCACCGGGTTGGGCTTGTCCTCCCGATACAGAATTTGAAGGTCAGGATAGAGTAAAAGCTAGTGCAGGAGAATTTGTATGGACGGGTTTTGATTACCTAGGCGAACCTACTCCTTTTACAGCAGATATGACAGTACTTTCCAACTATCATTCTGATGAAGAACGTGCTCAGGCAGAGAAAGATCTTAAGGAAGCAGGAAAATTAACAGTTCCTTCTCGTAGTTCGTATTTTGGAATTGTCGATTTAGCAGGTTTCAAGAAAGATCGTTTCTATATCTATCAAGCACATTGGCGTCCCGAATTGCCTATGGCACATATCTTACCTCATTGGAACTGGGCAGATCGTAAAGGAGAAATCACACCTATTCACGTATATACTTCTGGTGATGAGGCTGAATTATTCTTAAATGGAAAATCTTTAGGTAGAAAGTCCAAAGGGGAGTACGAATATCGCTTACGTTGGGATGATGTGGTTTACGAACCTGGAGAAGTAAAAGTTATTGCCTATAAAAATGGAAAAGAGTGGGCAGAAGATGTCGTTAAAACCACAGGAAATGCTACTCAACTCAAACTAGAAGCAGATCGACAAGCTATGAAGGCAGATGGATCAGATCTTATTTTTATAACTGTTGATATTTGTGATAAAGAAGGGCTAATGCATCCTAAGGCTTCCAACAAGATAGAGTTTGAAGTAAAAGGTGCTGCAGAAATTGTAGCAACAGATAACGGAGATCAAACGAGTCATGCTTCTTTCTTGAATCCTTATATCAATGCCTTTAATGGTAAAGCTTTAGTCATTTTGCGTTCTGTAAAAGGAAAATCGGGCAATATTATTTTAAAAGCAAAGTCCAAAGGCTTACGTGGTAGTCAAATTAAGCTAAAGAGTACAGAACTTTAAAAAACTGTGCTAATCCTAATAGTAGAAGGAGTTCCATAGAGACATGGAACTCCTTTTTTTACCCTTTCGTGTAGAAATTTTCACTAATTTCTGATAATATGTATAAAACGCCTTGAATAACGCATAAAAATTCTTTTCTTTGGAAGATACATTCTATAACCGCTAATAAGATAAATCTTCATTTTATGTTAAACAAATACACCTCACTTTGCTCTGTATATAGATATACATCACATTTTGAGCAAGTTGTAGATGCAAAAACGATTCAAAAGGAATTCTATGATACAGTATCGTTAAAGGATAAGGCAGAAGAGGCGTTAATCCGCAAAAATCTAGAAAATATTTACGATATAACCGATGAGGAAAGTGCTATTGCTACTATTGAAGACTATATGAGTAATAGTATCTGGTTACATCCTATGTTTTCTATTTTGGTAGATGTCTGGCGAGATCAGCTTGATGTTTTGGAGCAAGACACGACTCAGATAGATGATCTTATGCTTACCGATGAATACCTCATTGAAAAGGTTAAAAGTTACACTACCGATTTTGATGAAAACGACAAGGAGTTTATTGTCAATAGTGTTAAAGATCAGCTAATGGACTTACTTTCTTGTCCTGAAAGTAAAAAGTTATTCATCCAGTTTTTTAATAAGAATGAAATCCTTATTCAATTGGCTGGTAACTATCCTGTCTGGGGCTTTGAATTGGCACGTTTGGTAGAGGTTATGACAAAGGCTAATGATTTAGGATACCTTACAGATGAACAACTGACTACTTATCTCAATAAAGTAGGGGAGTGTGTAGAGTCTAAATTTAGTTCTTGGGAACAGTTTTTAGCTAGCTGTGCGTTAGGAAAACTTTATACTTCACAAAATAGAGATGTTAAAAGTGTGTTTGTGCATAGTCAAGAAGAATATATTAAGAATGTATATGGCTTAATCACTTCGCCTAATCGCATCCTTCTCGATTCGGATTTATGGGGAAATAGTAGTTTTGCAAATATAAAACAGGCTTTGGAAGTTCAGTTTCATTTAAAACCTGTAAAAAAAGAATATTTAGCAGAATATGAAGCCAATGCCCAATTAGAAGGTCAGTCTATTGCACTTTTTAATAAATATCTAGGTGATCCTTTGAAAGAAAAAGGAGTAGATAATTATGTTC is part of the Bacteroides coprosuis DSM 18011 genome and harbors:
- a CDS encoding precorrin-3B C17-methyltransferase (COGs: COG1010 Precorrin-3B methylase~InterPro IPR000878:IPR003722:IPR006363~KEGG: pdi:BDI_1067 precorrin-3B C17-methyltransferase~PFAM: Tetrapyrrole methylase; Cobalamin (vitamin B12) biosynthesis CobH/CbiC, precorrin-8X methylmutase, core~PRIAM: Precorrin-3B C(17)-methyltransferase., Precorrin-8X methylmutase~SPTR: Precorrin-3B C17-methyltransferase;~TIGRFAM: Cobalamin (vitamin B12) biosynthesis CobJ/CibH, precorrin-3B C17-methyltransferase, core~IMG reference gene:2504106916~PFAM: Precorrin-8X methylmutase; Tetrapyrrole (Corrin/Porphyrin) Methylases~TIGRFAM: precorrin-3B C17-methyltransferase), translated to MLKGKIIVAGIGPGSQEDITPAVLEAIKTSDVIVGYKYYFQFIEGISKPGAICIDTGMRKEKDRAEEAFKYAEEGKTVCVISSGDAGIYGMTPLVYEMKKEKNSDIEVIALPGISAFQKAAALLGAPIGHDFCVISMSDLMTSWETIEKRIKAAAMADFVTAIYNPKSKGRYWQLHRLIELFLEERDPQTPVGYVRQAGREDQEIVITTLSELDIEKIDMFTIVIIGNSQSHTFGNQIITPRGYYREGRDANVGLGQSIMIKSFKTIESELKNKEIPLGHKWALLHAIHTTADFDMENILHVDKDAVETLNKSFLSGKTKQIITDVTMAASGIRKGAIERLGIEAKCYLHDERVAELAQQHDITRTQAGIRLAVEEHPDALYVFGNAPTALMELCKLIRLGKAHPAGIIASPVGFVNVKESKHMIKPFKEIPKLIVEGRKGGSNLAATLVNSILSFEDAEQLRPGRNV
- a CDS encoding PepSY-associated TM helix domain protein (InterPro IPR005625~KEGG: pdi:BDI_1068 hypothetical protein~PFAM: PepSY-associated TM helix~SPTR: Conserved hypothetical membrane protein;~IMG reference gene:2504106917) — protein: MFKKITYAIHRVLGTVISLLFLMWFITGLVLIYKSFPDVDKTQRHDHRICLTDSLPNIEDVLAEIPQDEKLKSIQVNQYKNKGIFTVETSKDTYYISSQLEQDDEPISKAELEDIAQSWVQASIAKIDTLHKQDIWIMYSKYQKELPIYKVHFDDSAKHQLYLSSRTGEVQQLTTRNERLWAYVGSIPHKLYIPVLRQHTRTWINTLTTLATLSFITVITGFILGVRAYTKRYKIQKKWSTPYRKFSYKWHTLLGFAFSLFLFTWSISGMMALQKVPQWLVKTHTNYHIPQKIKGKKVDPAVYPLDYRKLQEAFPKLKQISWTSFQGVPIYEIIDGKEVLHIDASKDSIQRLNLSEAQICQAIESIHGQETKYNIQLIHHFEEYYLPWKRDLDLPIYKVSVESEDENTYYISPETGNYKHLDKNRKARKWLFNGFHYLHIQWLMERPVLWTLTIWFLALGCIAVSGTGVWLSFKFLIRKLKKKPKKTC
- a CDS encoding Sirohydrochlorin cobaltochelatase (COGs: COG4822 Cobalamin biosynthesis protein CbiK Co2+ chelatase~InterPro IPR010388~KEGG: pdi:BDI_1070 anaerobic cobalt chelatase CbiK~PFAM: Anaerobic cobalt chelatase~PRIAM: Sirohydrochlorin cobaltochelatase~SPTR: Anaerobic cobalt chelatase CbiK;~IMG reference gene:2504106918~PFAM: Cobalt chelatase (CbiK)), whose translation is MNSIKKLFLIAICMVSSLALYAHGGGDYEHIDFFKDMKEADKAAVLMVHFGTTHNDTREKTIDAINLKVKEQFTNCDFYEAYTSRIIIKRLNERGIKKQNPLQVLTQLQKEGYTHILIQPTTIINGVEMESLRRNVLDIQDQFKDIRIGNPLLYEPEDYSNLIEIITKDIRKDQAFIFVGHGTSDPTTAQYAMMDYMLKAKGHDNCIIGTIEGYPSFDDALNQLKASPYKKVTLIPLMFVAGDHAKNDIAGDWKEDLEKEGYQVDVRVQGLGENPQIQNLYVKHLQFITTHKKRDIIDKKAVYEVTGEVMH
- a CDS encoding TonB-dependent receptor (COGs: COG4771 Outer membrane receptor for ferrienterochelin and colicins~InterPro IPR012910:IPR000531~KEGG: pdi:BDI_3408 putative iron transport-related exported protein~PFAM: TonB-dependent receptor, beta-barrel; TonB-dependent receptor, plug~SPTR: Putative uncharacterized protein;~IMG reference gene:2504106919~PFAM: TonB-dependent Receptor Plug Domain; TonB dependent receptor), whose amino-acid sequence is MKKTLLVLVAFICCSFNLLCAQTLLKGIVKSEKGYPVKEATIAVEGTHYGTMTDNQGRFELSIQDTGSLILRVHSFNYQDKRLSIDKIADKHNISIVLPDKAFNLSEVVVTGTGTHTYLKDTPIHTQIFTQKEIQNTGSTSLEEIVANMNSSVTYSESHGIIASGLGGRNLLILVDGNKMNGDTSGQTDLERIDMSKIKRIEIIRGSASVLYGSEAMGGVINIITQNPTEKVNITTTNKISRKGQFFHSTVAEFKLGKVTSQTSYQRRQTNGWQLSPYEWDKKGGPNKNGYDENGQPTVKETVKQAVTAYSSNIVKQKFTYKPNARLSFDLFGSYYNKKQDRPYEAYSYNMAYKDYNIGAGTIYRLPKKIGFISFDTYFDNYEYEKDHFKGKKEGTSELSKRQRYFKNDLKSVLNFSHHKLTTGLDYTIDYLANPEKLEHSKSAYTAAVYAQDEMKFFDAWTVVAGFRALHHKEFNNRFVPSLSTMYSWDHVNMRLSYAGGFRAPDMMELYYENENMNGGTVNHPNPNLKPEKSNSFSFNAEYFNNFFTLSGSAYITFVDDIIQRVLINDQYTNESAKQDHYQYQNYDRARSRGFDVSMQFLLTEGLTLGTNYSFLEAKNMNSKNKPNVRDKYLNGSSRHTGSVSLNYFKNWSKYDLNVNLNGHLQSRAYYTNMDARSYNLWNITSTHRFKALSIFTPEVSLGIDNIFNFKDEKPFLMRYATTSPGRTFFASVTLKFNK